From a region of the Patescibacteria group bacterium genome:
- a CDS encoding Eco57I restriction-modification methylase domain-containing protein, whose translation MNTTIKKENGVVFTPEWVAGFMVEEVFNSYKISGNERILDAGCGEGVFTVIAAQKFSKLSGKKIEKVIEDNIYFTDISEEYTEKTKQKLQKLSKIKIKKYNAIADDFCFHKFDEKFDFIIGNPPYVRIQNLNGRKEQLQKNYITASNGSIDLYFCFFEQALRLLNKSGKIAFITPNSHFHSAAGKNLRNLILPHLTKIINFDHYQVFKDATAYTAITFLQNEKTENFLYAENFKSDFNNLEYKKISAQHMRSERWEFFDEKYLDKIVKLNKKYSTLQEVANIHYGIATLKDDAYVFSPDKNDRDYFYFDNFKIEKDLCVPIIKASTYKGKNQNLFLIFPYKNEKIIPKNIFQKNYPEAYKYFLQKRNILETRDKGGGKNYEEFYAFGRNQGLKTSFGKKIITSTMNLTPRFYVIEDEKTSFYAGYCVKPKNDTDLYELCEALNSNLMEEYINSVSKSYRGGYKSYAKSFLKDFVHPQFHKSQPALF comes from the coding sequence ATGAATACAACTATCAAAAAAGAAAATGGTGTTGTTTTTACTCCCGAATGGGTGGCTGGTTTTATGGTTGAAGAAGTATTTAATAGTTATAAAATCAGCGGTAATGAAAGAATTTTAGACGCTGGTTGCGGCGAAGGAGTTTTTACGGTTATTGCGGCTCAAAAATTCTCAAAATTATCAGGAAAAAAAATAGAGAAAGTAATTGAAGATAATATTTATTTTACCGACATATCGGAAGAATATACAGAAAAAACAAAACAAAAATTACAAAAATTATCAAAAATAAAAATCAAAAAATATAACGCGATAGCTGATGATTTTTGTTTCCATAAATTTGATGAAAAATTTGATTTCATAATCGGCAACCCTCCTTATGTCCGCATACAAAATTTAAACGGAAGAAAAGAACAGTTGCAAAAAAATTATATCACCGCCTCAAATGGATCAATTGATTTATATTTTTGTTTTTTTGAACAAGCGTTAAGATTATTAAATAAAAGCGGCAAAATCGCTTTTATTACGCCAAACTCTCATTTTCATTCGGCGGCAGGAAAAAATTTGCGCAATTTAATACTTCCGCATTTAACAAAAATAATAAACTTTGACCACTACCAAGTGTTTAAAGACGCGACCGCTTATACGGCAATTACATTTTTGCAAAATGAAAAAACCGAAAATTTTTTATACGCAGAAAATTTTAAAAGCGATTTTAACAATTTAGAGTATAAAAAAATTTCAGCTCAACACATGCGATCGGAAAGGTGGGAATTTTTTGATGAAAAATATTTAGATAAAATCGTTAAGCTTAATAAAAAATATTCCACGCTTCAGGAGGTCGCCAATATTCATTACGGAATAGCTACTCTGAAAGATGACGCCTATGTTTTTTCACCAGATAAAAATGATAGAGATTATTTTTATTTTGATAATTTCAAAATTGAAAAAGATTTATGCGTTCCAATCATTAAAGCATCAACTTACAAAGGGAAAAATCAAAATCTTTTTCTGATTTTTCCGTATAAAAATGAAAAAATAATTCCTAAAAATATTTTTCAAAAAAATTACCCCGAGGCGTATAAATATTTTCTGCAAAAACGCAATATTTTAGAAACAAGAGATAAGGGCGGCGGTAAAAATTATGAAGAATTTTACGCTTTCGGAAGAAATCAGGGACTTAAAACAAGTTTCGGCAAGAAAATTATTACCAGCACCATGAATCTTACGCCTCGATTTTACGTAATTGAAGATGAAAAAACCAGTTTTTATGCAGGATATTGCGTTAAACCGAAAAACGACACCGATCTTTATGAATTATGCGAGGCGCTAAATTCAAATTTAATGGAAGAATATATCAATTCGGTTTCAAAAAGCTATCGCGGAGGGTATAAATCATACGCAAAAAGCTTTTTGAAGGACTTCGTTCATCCCCAATTTCATAAATCTCAACCAGCATTATTTTAA
- a CDS encoding trypsin-like peptidase domain-containing protein, translating to MRKVYLFITILFLMFIGNLNNVVAGSYYNLTKSWECDVSYGKIDSISPTKILPFNVITINGSGFGENLGSIYFVDPTNELAFIESPGLGDNIRSWSDNKIEYHLNMSGNPGNSTRGDTEQFRQGIMSSGYIFVVPKDLNAISENGLDVSICAENIADSSWSLACVDEWQCTDWNVCSETGFQRRTCSLSYDCNGVEGISPETERDCWPTCTSLNWSCTSWNSCSPNGQQTRTCDKVSDCRGGISAPGTSQSCTYIPECTSSSWSCGSWSTCSSNGTQSRSCNKTSNCEGGTQSPVTSQSCTYTPACSADTWNCGNWGTCSPQGVQTRSCSRSYDCPSAETAAPATSQYCEAPQQNYQTPPSDSDIVVNQNTIVKATVKLVCPVSNTMASQGSGTVINSTGLILTNKHVVDGTAGCWVGFIDDYDDEPYFGDRQIADIYKVSSDADVAVLKMRNPSNKTLTSVNISQSNSSNIQLGEILTTYGYPAKFGTKITYTSGDFSGVDGNYLKTTAIIEHGNSGGGAYLKNGTFIGIPTAVVKGSLNSLGYLLSVNKINSWLNNSIAYNYSTNNNNYSRVSAMLEDMDLSTIDSLGLYITGDEENVKIETESNNVIEDEKSLITKIDNALSQRVSGNILLQVEKNGEGWYVFPDDKKKYYLGRPADAFTIMRNLGLGIKHSELTSYLNSKFPSRLSGKILLDVEQNGEAYYINPINLKGYYLNRPADAFSIMREFGLGITNSDIRKIDVGEIQ from the coding sequence ATGAGAAAAGTATATCTATTTATAACTATATTATTTTTAATGTTTATAGGCAATCTAAATAATGTGGTAGCTGGCAGTTATTATAATCTCACAAAAAGTTGGGAATGCGATGTAAGTTACGGGAAAATCGATTCAATTTCTCCAACTAAAATTTTACCTTTCAATGTTATTACAATTAATGGCAGTGGTTTTGGTGAAAACCTTGGTTCTATTTATTTTGTTGACCCTACAAACGAGCTGGCATTTATTGAAAGTCCAGGTTTAGGTGATAACATTAGGTCTTGGAGTGACAATAAAATAGAGTATCACCTTAATATGTCAGGCAATCCTGGCAATAGTACACGGGGCGACACTGAACAATTTAGGCAAGGCATTATGAGTTCGGGATATATATTTGTTGTGCCTAAAGATCTTAATGCGATATCTGAGAATGGTTTAGACGTTAGTATTTGTGCTGAAAATATAGCAGATTCTTCATGGTCATTAGCGTGTGTTGACGAATGGCAGTGTACTGACTGGAATGTTTGCTCTGAGACTGGCTTTCAGAGAAGAACCTGTTCCTTATCATATGATTGTAATGGCGTAGAGGGAATTTCTCCAGAAACAGAAAGAGATTGTTGGCCCACTTGCACATCTCTAAATTGGTCTTGCACAAGCTGGAATTCTTGTTCCCCTAATGGTCAACAAACTAGAACTTGTGATAAGGTTTCAGATTGTCGCGGTGGCATTTCAGCTCCGGGCACCTCTCAATCTTGTACCTACATACCGGAATGTACCTCATCTAGTTGGTCCTGCGGTTCTTGGAGCACATGTTCCTCAAATGGTACACAATCGCGATCTTGCAATAAAACCTCAAACTGCGAAGGCGGAACGCAATCGCCAGTCACATCTCAATCCTGCACTTACACTCCTGCTTGTTCTGCAGATACTTGGAACTGCGGCAATTGGGGAACTTGCTCGCCGCAAGGAGTCCAAACGAGAAGCTGCAGCCGAAGTTATGACTGCCCGTCCGCGGAAACGGCGGCTCCGGCAACTTCGCAATATTGCGAAGCGCCTCAGCAAAATTATCAAACGCCACCATCGGATTCCGATATTGTTGTCAATCAAAATACGATAGTTAAAGCTACTGTGAAATTAGTTTGTCCGGTAAGCAACACTATGGCGAGCCAAGGATCCGGCACGGTTATAAATTCAACCGGTTTGATTTTAACCAATAAACATGTTGTTGACGGCACGGCCGGTTGCTGGGTTGGGTTTATTGACGATTATGACGATGAGCCGTATTTCGGCGACCGGCAAATAGCTGATATATATAAAGTATCAAGCGACGCAGATGTTGCGGTTTTAAAAATGAGAAATCCGAGCAATAAAACATTAACCTCGGTAAATATCTCGCAAAGTAATAGTAGTAATATTCAGCTAGGAGAAATACTTACTACTTATGGTTATCCGGCGAAATTCGGAACTAAAATTACTTACACCAGCGGAGATTTTAGCGGAGTGGATGGTAATTATTTAAAAACAACTGCGATAATTGAACACGGCAATTCAGGCGGCGGTGCTTATTTAAAAAATGGTACTTTTATTGGCATTCCTACTGCTGTAGTTAAAGGCAGCTTAAATTCATTGGGATATTTATTGTCCGTAAATAAAATTAATAGCTGGCTCAACAACTCCATAGCATATAATTACAGCACAAACAATAATAATTATTCCAGAGTTTCGGCTATGTTGGAGGATATGGATTTAAGCACGATTGATTCTTTGGGTTTATATATAACCGGAGACGAAGAGAATGTTAAAATCGAAACAGAAAGCAATAATGTCATAGAGGATGAAAAATCCTTAATTACTAAAATAGATAATGCCCTATCACAAAGAGTTAGCGGCAATATTTTGCTTCAAGTTGAAAAAAATGGCGAAGGCTGGTATGTTTTTCCAGACGATAAGAAAAAATATTATTTAGGCCGCCCCGCAGACGCTTTTACTATTATGCGGAATTTAGGTCTAGGAATCAAACACAGCGAACTAACAAGCTATCTTAATTCAAAATTTCCCAGCAGATTGTCTGGAAAAATTTTATTGGACGTTGAGCAAAACGGCGAAGCGTATTATATCAATCCAATTAATTTAAAAGGATATTACCTTAATCGTCCAGCAGACGCTTTTAGTATTATGCGCGAATTTGGATTGGGTATTACTAACAGCGACATCAGAAAAATTGATGTTGGCGAAATTCAATAA